Proteins from one Plodia interpunctella isolate USDA-ARS_2022_Savannah chromosome 3, ilPloInte3.2, whole genome shotgun sequence genomic window:
- the LOC128683704 gene encoding 3-oxoacyl-[acyl-carrier-protein] synthase, mitochondrial gives MNFKLAMQLRRVSNLTPKRRVVVTGLGVVSPLGVGTDLVWNNLLKGQSGIVPLQGEEYSKLPCKVAGVIPYQKDDAISKALSKSNLRTMAPATCLALLATAEALSDAKWLPEAEEDRESTGVAIGMGMIDLKDVCDTNDALKLGYNKVSPFFVPRILPNMAAGHISIKYGLRGPNHAVSTACATGAHSIGDAFRFIRNGDADVMVCGGAEACISPLAIAGFCRLRALSTSFNNEPSKASRPFDKLREGFVMGEGAAVLVLEEYEHALRRNVKMYAEILGYGLSGDASHITTPREDGSGALLSMSRALNDSNIEKKDVSYVNAHATSTPIGDGIESTAIKRLFEDHSPNINISSTKGAHGHLLGAAGNLEAIFTALSCYHGILPPTLNLEDPVDDMNYVAKQAKKWESERRIALKNSFGFGGTNATLCISQL, from the coding sequence atgaattttaaattagctaTGCAGTTAAGAAGAGTCTCCAACCTCACTCCAAAACGAAGGGTAGTGGTAACAGGCCTCGGCGTTGTAAGTCCACTTGGAGTGGGCACGGATTTGGTATGGAACAACCTATTGAAGGGTCAAAGTGGAATCGTCCCACTTCAAGGTGAAGAATATTCGAAGCTTCCATGCAAAGTAGCAGGTGTCATTCCATATCAAAAAGATGATGCTATTTCAAAAGCTTTGTCTAAATCAAACCTTAGGACTATGGCTCCTGCAACTTGTCTAGCTTTGTTGGCTACAGCAGAAGCCCTTTCTGATGCCAAATGGTTACCGGAAGCAGAAGAGGATAGAGAATCAACTGGTGTCGCAATTGGTATGGGAATGATAGATCTCAAAGATGTTTGTGATACAAATGATGCGTTAAAATTGGGATACAATAAAGTAAGTCCTTTTTTTGTTCCACGTATTTTGCCAAATATGGCTGCTGGGCACATTAGTATCAAATATGGACTAAGAGGCCCAAACCATGCAGTATCAACTGCATGCGCAACTGGTGCTCACTCCATCGGAGATGCATTTAGATTTATTCGCAATGGGGATGCAGATGTAATGGTTTGTGGAGGAGCCGAAGCTTGTATAAGTCCACTTGCAATTGCAGGTTTTTGCAGACTGAGAGCACTGAGCACTTCCTTCAATAATGAACCATCTAAAGCTTCAAGACCTTTTGACAAACTTCGAGAAGGGTTTGTTATGGGAGAGGGTGCAGCAGTGCTAGTTTTAGAAGAGTATGAACATGCACTAAGAAgaaatgtgaaaatgtatGCTGAGATTTTAGGCTATGGTTTATCAGGAGATGCATCACATATTACTACACCTAGAGAAGATGGCAGTGGAGCTTTATTATCAATGAGCAGAGCATTAAATGACAGTAATATTGAGAAAAAAGATGTCTCCTATGTTAATGCTCATGCAACTTCAACACCAATAGGAGATGGTATAGAGTCTACTGCTATAAAGAGGCTCTTTGAAGACCATAGTCCGAACATAAATATTTCCTCTACCAAAGGAGCCCATGGTCATTTATTGGGTGCTGCAGGCAACTTAGAAGCAATTTTCACTGCACTTTCATGTTACCATGGAATATTACCACCCACACTAAATTTAGAAGATCCTGTGGATGATATGAACTATGTAGCGAAACAAGCAAAGAAATGGGAATCTGAAAGGAGGATTGCTTTGAAAAATTCATTTGGTTTTGGTGGCACCAACGCTACACTTTGTATAAgtcaattatga
- the LOC128683705 gene encoding neuferricin: MKVVLAILIVIACVFFRDHLEIFFNTVIIKLMHINNSDSIIFTTEQLSYYDGVQREKLYLSLMGSIFDVTTGIRHYGKGGPYNYFVGKDGSRSFITGDFQDESANKDHILDLSCDDLFTLTNWRETLKEKYAPVGVLIGRYYDAHGKETEYLKQFLEKHLQCEFERQAMKLEEQTMPPCNMEWNADTGTRVWCSQTSGGVKRSWVGVPRQLYTPGKEHPRCVCVNLEENAVVGLVKEYDGCSITSPECTLKST, encoded by the exons ATGAAAGTCGTTTTAGCAATATTAATCGTGATAGCATGCGTCTTCTTCCGCGATCATTTagaaatttttttcaatacagtaatcataaaattaatgcacATTAATAATAGTGACAGTATAATCTTCACAACTGAGCAGCTTTCATATTACGATGGTGTTCAACGTGAGAAATTATACCTTTCGTTGATGGGATCTATATTTGATGTTACCACAGGCATCAGACACTATGGAAAAGGGGGCCCTTACAATTACTTTGTTG GAAAGGATGGTTCAAGATCATTTATCACAGGGGACTTCCAAGATGAAAGTGCAAACAAGGACCATATCTTAGATCTTTCTTGTGATGATCTGTTTACTTTGACAAACTGGAGGGAaactttaaaagaaaaatatgcaCCTGTTG GTGTCCTTATTGGCAGATATTATGATGCTCATGGCAAAGAAACCGAATATTTGAAGCAGTTTCTGGAGAAACATTTACAATGTGAGTTTGAAAGGCAGGCAATGAAGTTGGAGGAGCAGACCATGCCTCCCTGTAACATGGAGTGGAATGCGGACACTGGCACCAGAGTTTGGTGCTCCCAAACAAG tggTGGTGTGAAAAGATCATGGGTTGGAGTACCTCGGCAACTGTACACTCCAGGCAAAGAACATCCGCGCTGTGTTTGTGTGAACCTCGAAGAGAATGCTGTTGTGGGCTTGGTCAAAGAATATGATGGCTGTTCAATCACCTCTCCAGAGTGTACACTCAAGAGCACTTag
- the LOC128683706 gene encoding uncharacterized protein LOC128683706, protein MEDCKADTELPIKMAHLDIMEVDDSSTSVSLENKEAPEITRVLRKRKSLMPEINKSNNRRVNMKPRKHVTMIENANPKQIEALYLNKKVKTLSQTLETIYEEPKTDSTEKETFIGGRKVKRLLTFQLGNQYTKEKIKKRRAKIKKLLGNKSFLNRKKIPMQVFLKTIECLELDEVVQADTNVLGEGKV, encoded by the exons ATGGAAGACTGCAA agCAGACACCGAGCTGCCTATTAAAATGGCTCATTTAGATATCATGGAAGTAGACGATTCAAGCACGTCGGTTTCACTCGAAAACAAAGAAGCTCCAGAAATAACACGAGTTTTGAGAAAGAGAAAGTCTTTAATgcctgaaattaataaatccaACAACCGCAGAGTTAATATGAAACCACGAAAACATGTTACGATGATTGAAAATGCTAATCCAAAACAAATTGAAGCTTTATatctaaacaaaaaagttaaaaccttGTCTCAGACTTTAGAAACTATTTATGAGGAACCTAAGACTGATAGTACTGAGAAGGAAACTTTTATTGGCGGTAGGAAAGTAAAGAGACTGTTAACATTCCAGTTAGGTAACCAGTACACTAAGGAAAAGATAAAGAAACGCAGAgcaaaaattaagaaattacttGGTAACAAATCATTTTTGAACAGGAAGAAAATACCTATGCAAGTTTTTCTTAAAACTATAGAATGCCTAGAGTTGGATGAAGTTGTGCAAGCAGATACTAATGTGTTGGGAGAAGGGAAGGTGTGA